One region of Dysidea avara chromosome 1, odDysAvar1.4, whole genome shotgun sequence genomic DNA includes:
- the LOC136242110 gene encoding uncharacterized protein — MAGIRLLDELEEFIREKIEKERWTHKRMSLHLQYKYPSRKGLSVRSLERFCRERNIHKTSRLTKPELDEVVAAAVSEVGPVYGRRTFTGVLASRGIRTGEKRVGESLRYVSPVYCRARTNSTARMTNPTTYRADYFGHKLHIDQNEKNVMFGVTHICAVDGFSRKIVAFSTMPIKNNSVIYDTVYRQTICQYGMWDQIRVDHGREWYLMLYIQEHLAGYRRNPSGPPHLQTSSTQNHVIERIWVEVNGRVNYPIKAALIEMQENGDFNLEDDHIKHCVSWYTLHVSQVGTTMFVTAWNEHRISGTNKGIPNVMMARNNQTKQIDNTLVPAADEAVRMYEENGGHITIFNEFGQDPLRGRQELITIRKERFAEQWPSFGNIFHSLVNGDNTMFHDGLLCFINISMQLTAQL, encoded by the exons ATGGCTGGGATACGCTTGCTGGATGAGTTGGAAGAGTTCATAAGGGAGAAAATAGAGAAGGAGCGATGGACCCACAAACGTATGAGTCTTCACCTGCAATACAAATATCCTAGCAGGAAAGGACTGAGTGTTCGCTCATTGGAGAg GTTCTGCCGTGAAAGGAACATTCACAAAACAAGTCGGCTGACAAAACCTGAGTTAGATGAGGTCGTAGCCGCTGCTGTCAGTGAG GTGGGTCCTGTGTATGGACGCAGAACATTTACAGGGGTATTGGCATCAAGGGGAATCAGAACAGGAGAAAAGAGAGTTGGCGAATCATTGAGATATGTCTCACCTGTGTACTGCCGTGCCCGTACAAACTCCACTGCCAGGATGACAAATCCTACAACATACAGGGCagattattttggtcacaaactacacatcgaccaaaatgaaaaaaatgttaTGTTTGGTGTGACCCATATATGTGCAGTGGATGGCTTTAGCCGGAAAATTGTGGCATTTAGCACTATGCCTATTAAAAACAACAGTGTGATTTATGATACAGTGTACAG GCAAACCATATGCCAGTATGGTATGTGGGATCAGATCAGGGTTGACCATGGAAGGGAGTGGTATCTTATGTTGTACATCCAAGAACACCTGGCAGGATATAGACGAAACCCTTCTGGACCACCTCACCTGCAGACATCCTCTACTCAA AATCATGTGATCGAAAGGATATGGGTAGAGGTCAACGGAAGGGTCAACTACCCCATAAAGGCCGCTCTAATAGAAATGCAAGAAAATGGCGATTTCAACCTGGAAGACGATCACATTAAACATTGCGTCTCCTGGTACACTTTACACGTCAGCCAAGTTGGGACTACAATGTTTGTGACAGCCTGGAACGAGCATCGCATATCAG GTACAAACAAAGGCATCCCGAATGTGATGATGGCACGGAATAATCAGACCAAGCAAATTGATAACACTCTGGTTCCAGCAGCAGATGAAGCTGTTAGAATGTACGAAGAAAACGGAGGACATATAACTATATTCAATGAGTTTGGACAAGACCCTTTAAGAGGAAGACAAGAGTTAATAACCATTAGAAAGGAACGATTTGCTGAGCAATGGCCAAGCTTTGGCAATATTTTTCATTCACTTGTAAATGGTGACAATACAATGTTCCATGATGGACTGCTATGTTTTATTAATATAAGCATGCAACTAACAGCACAGCTGTGA
- the LOC136238604 gene encoding piggyBac transposable element-derived protein 4-like isoform X1, with product MKAFIGMLIMMGILHLPHLNMYWQVDEEILSTPGISEIMSRDKFLQIYRFLHLADNRQQHPAGHPRHDKLFKVRNLLNLVTAQCASNYTPHQAVTVDEAMIPFKGRLNFKQYMKNKPTKWGIKVFVLCDATNGYIYRMQIYTGKNMESNLDIGLCSRVVLELMDGLEGHEVYTDNYYTSPRLYMALYEDQNNACGKAQTNRTGFPKSIIRRTREDRGYYNYLSNGPLLAAAWYDRRFVYFLSTVHEGASHGETVRRTNPDGTSSDVSCPPLLPDYQQYMRGVDRSDQHIGYYNVGRRSRKWWNRVFAHLIECALYNAYILERYSNPSLYAGYLSRRKRSYLSFRIAVANQLIGPYRFRQRAGRQQSGEHSETRLNLNFGHWPIQQTKKLECVVCNMTRNKQHLSRSELRHETRFKCSYCNVHLCVSDDRECFKLYHTKVEYWNTS from the coding sequence ATGAAGGCATTTATTGGAATGCTCATAATGATGGGGATCTTACACTTGCCACACCTTAACATGTACTGGCAGGTTGATGAGGAGATCCTGAGTACTCCTGGTATCTCAGAAATAATGAGTAGAGACAAGTTTCTCCAGATCTACCGTTTCCTTCATCTTGCTGATAATAGACAGCAACATCCAGCAGGGCATCCACGACATGACAAACTTTTCAAAGTGAGAAACTTGCTGAACTTGGTCACTGCCCAATGTGCTTCCAATTACACACCTCACCAGGCTGTGACTGTAGATGAGGCTATGATTCCTTTCAAGGGTCGTCTCAACTTTAAGCAATATATGAAGAACAAGCCTACAAAGTGGGGGATAaaagtgtttgtgttgtgtgatgCAACAAATGGGTATatatacagaatgcaaatatacacAGGCAAAAACATGGAGTCAAACCTTGATATTGGGCTTTGTTCAAGAGTTGTACTGGAACTTATGGATGGACTTGAAGGGCATGAAGTTTACACCGACAATTATTATACCAGCCCTCGTCTGTACATGGCCCTGTATGAAGATCAGAACAACGCTTGTGGGAAAGCTCAAACAAACAGAACAGGGTTTCCTAAGTCAATAATTAGAAGGACAAGGGAAGATAGGGGATACTATAATTACCTATCAAATGGTCCACTCCTTGCAGCAGCATGGTATGATCGAAGATTTGTCTATTTTCTATCAACCGTTCATGAAGGGGCATCACATGGAGAGACAGTCCGACGTACTAATCCTGATGGGACATCAAGTGATGTTTCTTGTCCGCCTCTGCTGCCTGATTATCAGCAGTACATGCGAGGGGTGGATCGCAGTGATCAGCATATAGGATACTATAATGTGGGAAGAAGATCCCGCAAGTGGTGGAACAGAGTTTTTGCTCACCTGATAGAATGTGCTCTTTACAATGCTTACATCTTAGAGAGGTACTCCAATCCATCACTGTATGCTGGTTATCTAAGTCGACGAAAGCGAAGTTATCTTAGCTTCCGCATTGCAGTAGCCAATCAGCTAATCGGACCTTATCGTTTCCGGCAACGAGCTGGTCGTCAGCAGAGTGGGGAGCATAGTGAAACACGACTGAACTTGAATTTTGGTCACTGGCCTATAcaacagacaaagaaacttgAATGTGTAGTGTGCAACATGACAAGGAACAAGCAACATCTTTCTAGAAGTGAACTGAGGCATGAAACTCGATTTAAATGTTCTTACTGTAATGTACATTTATGTGTAAGTGACGATAGGGAATGTTTCAAACTTTATCACACAAAGGTAGAATACTGGAACACTAGCTAG
- the LOC136238604 gene encoding uncharacterized protein isoform X2 — translation MQSSVVTKKITSSVEKIYAHLETSARQCQSLKKKFAEITFLWDQDVKHTFDDFLQGNTLPRPRMVPRPESVKPRPSSISNRRSRSRSSTSRSHSMIASASHRVGSSKSAVGATDYGFLYSATSSIGHMGTYRVRSVLSREGEDENNKPSIDDFDGEISFFKDIHDQIFGVDDFVSVGWIGVNMKPAKHLVCAFITKWIHTYTSFLTKQTKLALDALGKFLEETELVVEHLSYDHHSMESFMKLMKVFTKVGSQQKVVDYKFGAVHRTQVILEKYGYPLSHDQVQFFHHLPQRWNNLENKVSLAKQRISPHVQEQAEIVMEELEKFSKVCVDLHEEFLVSPCLNYECSDEEADPLINQYYTKVKELKVTAQVLQLAFGYTNLFYYFNNHFHRLYKNLMPKESSNKIFMVMVSISGQQYG, via the exons ATGCAGTCATCCGTAGTGACAAAAAAGATCACTTCCAGCGTTGAAAAGATCTATGCTCACCTGGAGACCAGCGCCAGGCAATGTCAG TCACTGAAGAAAAAGTTTGCTGAAATCACATTCTTGTGGGACCAAGATGTGAAGCATACGTTTGAtgactttctccaaggtaacacATTGCCGCGGCCACGGATGGTGCCACGACCAGAGTCTGTCAAGCCCCGACCATCCTCCATATCAAATCGAAGATCACGATCAAGATCATCAACTAG CCGATCTCACTCGATGATAGCCAGTGCATCACACAGAGTTGGCAGTAGTAAGTCTGCTGTTGGCGCTACTGATTATGGTTTCCTTTACTCGGCAACAAGCAGTATTGGTCACATGGGTACCTATAGGGTACGATCGGTGTTGAGTCGTGAAGGAGAGGATGAGAACAATAAGCCATCTATTGATGACTTTGATGGGGAAATCTCCTTTTTTAAG GATATCCATGATCAGATATTTGGAGTTGATGACTTTGTTAGTGTTGGTTGGATTGGTGTGAATATGAAGCCTGCCAAGCACCTTGTGTGTGCCTTTATTACCAAGTGGATACACACGTATACTAGCTTCTTGACCAAACAG ACAAAGTTAGCACTGGATGCACTGGGCAAGTTCCTGGAGGAGACAGAACTAGTAGTGGAGCACTTGTCCTATGATCACCACAGCATGGAGTCCTTTATGAAGTTGATGAAGGTGTTCACTAAG GTTGGCTCCCAACAGAAAGTTGTTGATTACAAGTTTGGTGCTGTCCACCGTACACAAGTGATACTGGAGAAATATGGCTACCCTCTGTCTCATGATCAAGTCCAGTTCTTCCATCATCTGCCGCAAAG GTGGAACAACTTGGAGAACAAGGTGTCACTGGCTAAACAAAGAATTAGTCCTCATGTACAGGAACAAGCTGAAATTGTCATGGAG GAACTGGAGAAGTTTAGTAAAGTGTGTGTTGATCTTCACGAGGAGTTCTTGGTCAGTCCTTGTCTAAACTATGAGTGTTCTGACGAAGAAGCTGACCCTCTGATCAACCAGTATTACACTAAAGTGAAGGAGTTGAAGGTCACCGCTCAG GTATTACAGTTGGCATTTGGCTACACCAATCTATTTTACTATTTCAACAACCACTTCCATCG TTTGTACAAGAACCTTATGCCCAAAGAAAGTTCAAACAAGATTTTCATGGTTATGGTGTCGATCTCAGGACAGCAGTATGGATAA